In the Octadecabacter sp. SW4 genome, one interval contains:
- a CDS encoding DUF5928 domain-containing protein: MAKIAFILLCHKDPDAIIQQAEQLTAVGDYMAIHFDASAPREAFEKISEALGDNPNVTFAKKRIKCGWGEWSLVQATLHAVEAAVEAFPRATHFYMVSGDCMAVKSARYAKNILDRDDVDYIESFDFFESDWIKTGMKEERLIYRHFFNERAHKRIFYWSWWAQRKLGLQREIPSDIQVMIGSQWWCLRRRTVEWILEMTRKRKDVMRFFRTTWIPDETFFQTLVRHLVPEHEIKTRTLTFLMFSDYGMPITFYNDHYDLLLSQDFLFARKISPEAKGLKDRLGRLYASERDDFKISDEGRDLFKFLTGRGRIGRRFAPRFWETEASLGRERELLIVACKKWHVAKRLLGSIKHHTDIPAIEYLFNEEDTPLPDLGGIQSTLGKRTRHRRALMRMLFDYYETDRLIICLDTANLDLMQDFMSDRSTTRLLEIECEFSDSYLIGHAMRVGLAGEQTPPETLEQLLPTIRYDVVYESDKIRDANFPNYLRLRELGSVDENAATLREFLTATDEVARGIAQTPYLYDD; encoded by the coding sequence ATGGCAAAGATCGCCTTTATCCTGCTGTGCCACAAAGACCCCGATGCGATTATTCAGCAGGCGGAGCAGTTGACGGCTGTCGGCGATTACATGGCGATCCACTTTGACGCCAGCGCCCCGCGCGAGGCTTTCGAGAAAATCAGCGAAGCGCTTGGGGACAATCCCAACGTCACCTTCGCCAAAAAGCGCATCAAATGCGGCTGGGGGGAATGGTCACTGGTGCAGGCGACCCTTCACGCGGTCGAAGCGGCGGTGGAGGCCTTTCCGCGGGCCACGCATTTCTACATGGTCTCGGGTGATTGCATGGCGGTGAAATCGGCCCGCTACGCCAAGAACATTCTTGATCGTGATGACGTGGACTATATCGAAAGTTTCGACTTTTTCGAAAGCGACTGGATCAAGACGGGGATGAAGGAAGAACGGCTGATTTATCGGCATTTCTTTAACGAACGCGCGCATAAACGCATCTTTTATTGGTCGTGGTGGGCACAGCGCAAACTGGGTTTGCAACGCGAAATACCAAGCGACATTCAGGTGATGATCGGCAGCCAGTGGTGGTGCCTGCGCCGCCGCACGGTGGAATGGATTTTGGAGATGACCCGCAAGCGCAAGGACGTCATGCGCTTTTTCCGCACCACATGGATTCCGGACGAAACGTTCTTTCAAACCCTCGTGCGCCACCTTGTGCCCGAACACGAAATCAAGACCCGCACGTTGACATTTCTGATGTTTTCCGACTACGGGATGCCGATCACGTTCTACAACGATCATTACGATCTGCTGCTTAGTCAGGATTTCCTGTTCGCCCGCAAGATCAGCCCCGAAGCCAAGGGCCTGAAGGACCGGTTGGGGCGGCTGTATGCATCCGAGCGCGACGATTTCAAGATATCGGACGAGGGCCGCGACCTGTTCAAGTTCCTGACCGGACGGGGCAGAATCGGGCGCCGCTTTGCCCCGCGATTCTGGGAAACCGAGGCGTCACTGGGCCGCGAACGCGAATTGCTGATTGTCGCCTGCAAGAAATGGCATGTGGCCAAACGCCTGCTGGGGTCGATCAAGCACCATACCGACATCCCGGCAATCGAATACCTGTTCAACGAAGAGGACACGCCTCTGCCTGATCTGGGGGGCATTCAGTCAACGCTGGGCAAGCGCACGCGCCATCGCCGCGCGCTGATGCGGATGTTGTTTGATTACTATGAAACCGACCGGTTGATCATCTGTCTGGACACGGCCAACCTTGATCTGATGCAGGATTTCATGTCGGACCGGTCAACCACGCGGCTGCTGGAGATCGAGTGCGAGTTCAGCGATTCCTATTTGATCGGCCACGCCATGCGGGTCGGGCTGGCGGGCGAACAAACGCCGCCCGAGACGCTGGAACAATTGCTGCCGACGATCCGTTACGACGTGGTCTATGAGAGTGACAAGATCCGCGACGCGAACTTTCCCAATTATCTGCGCTTGCGCGAATTGGGCTCCGTCGATGAAAACGCCGCCACCCTGCGCGAATTTCTGACGGCAACCGACGAGGTCGCGCGCGGGATCGCCCAAACCCCTTATCTTTATGACGACTGA
- a CDS encoding HIT domain-containing protein — translation MDHVYDPENIFAKILRGEIPNQTVFENDHALAFRDIAPQAAVHVLVIPKGPYVSLDHFARDASADEQIGFMRAVAAVCESAGVEEGFRAIANTRRHGVQEVPHYHLHILGGQQLGRMLPK, via the coding sequence ATGGATCATGTTTACGACCCCGAAAACATCTTTGCGAAAATCCTGCGCGGGGAAATCCCCAACCAGACGGTGTTTGAAAACGATCACGCGCTGGCCTTTCGCGATATCGCCCCGCAAGCGGCGGTGCATGTGCTGGTGATCCCCAAGGGCCCGTATGTCAGCCTTGATCACTTTGCCCGTGACGCCAGCGCCGATGAACAGATCGGGTTCATGCGGGCGGTTGCGGCGGTGTGTGAAAGCGCGGGTGTCGAGGAGGGGTTCCGCGCCATCGCCAACACCCGCCGCCACGGCGTGCAAGAGGTGCCGCACTACCATCTGCATATCCTTGGTGGCCAGCAGTTGGGGCGGATGTTGCCAAAATGA
- a CDS encoding ABC transporter ATP-binding protein has translation MTDNAIEIAGLCKTYAATGRTAAKEALKDINLDIPRGSIFGLLGPNGAGKSTLINILAGLVVKTAGSVKIWGFDQDENPRQSRAAIGIMPQEPNLDPFFTPRGSLDVQAGLYGVPRSQRRTDELLDLIGLTDKADAYARSLSGGMRRRLLLGKALVHSPQILVLDEPTAGVDIELRNLLWANVRKLNEDGMTIILTTHYLEEAEAMCDEIAIINHGDMVVRDTTANLLERLDTKTMVIQPDSPASLPDMPAGISASQRADGALVFTYGTKTTPADAILDRVRGAGITIRDVKTQDPDLEDVFLSLTSGR, from the coding sequence ATGACGGACAATGCCATCGAAATCGCAGGCCTTTGCAAGACATATGCGGCCACAGGGCGCACCGCGGCCAAAGAGGCGCTGAAAGACATCAACCTCGACATCCCGCGCGGGTCGATTTTCGGGCTGCTTGGGCCGAACGGCGCCGGCAAGTCCACATTGATCAATATCCTTGCCGGTCTGGTGGTGAAAACCGCTGGCAGCGTGAAAATTTGGGGCTTTGATCAGGATGAAAACCCGCGCCAGTCCCGCGCCGCCATCGGCATCATGCCCCAGGAACCCAACCTTGATCCCTTTTTCACGCCGCGCGGCAGCCTGGATGTGCAGGCCGGGCTTTATGGCGTGCCCAGATCGCAACGGCGCACCGACGAGCTGCTTGACCTGATTGGGCTGACGGACAAGGCCGATGCCTATGCGCGCTCGCTTTCGGGGGGCATGCGCCGCCGCCTCTTGCTGGGCAAGGCACTGGTGCATTCGCCGCAAATCCTTGTGCTTGATGAACCCACGGCGGGCGTCGATATCGAATTGCGCAACTTGCTTTGGGCCAATGTGCGCAAGCTGAACGAGGACGGGATGACGATCATCCTCACCACCCACTACCTCGAAGAGGCCGAAGCCATGTGCGACGAGATCGCCATCATCAACCACGGCGACATGGTCGTGCGCGACACCACGGCGAACCTGCTGGAACGGCTGGATACGAAAACGATGGTGATTCAGCCCGACAGCCCTGCCAGCCTGCCCGATATGCCCGCCGGCATCAGCGCCAGCCAACGGGCCGACGGCGCGCTGGTCTTTACCTACGGCACCAAAACCACCCCCGCTGATGCGATCCTTGACCGCGTGCGCGGCGCCGGAATCACGATCCGCGATGTGAAAACGCAAGACCCCGACCTCGAGGACGTGTTCCTGTCGCTCACCTCGGGGCGCTGA
- a CDS encoding zinc-finger domain-containing protein yields the protein MTRPAPETKIVHDWRVACDGGDGSLGHPRVWLQIPQDHGWVECPYCDAKYVHKDFEGKV from the coding sequence ATGACCCGACCCGCCCCCGAGACCAAGATCGTGCATGACTGGCGTGTGGCCTGTGACGGCGGCGATGGCAGCCTTGGCCATCCGCGCGTCTGGCTGCAAATTCCCCAGGATCATGGCTGGGTCGAATGCCCCTATTGTGATGCCAAATACGTGCACAAGGATTTTGAAGGCAAGGTGTGA
- a CDS encoding GNAT family N-acetyltransferase, giving the protein MSRLAIRPATIADLAALRAVFDAAYAQARAEIADLPDVTGGLADDLAQQTCFAALWDGAIVGGLVLALHGDHAHLVNLAVSPDHGGKGVAKALIGVAEDACRAAGLQELRLATHVKMPQNVAIYGRLGWIETGRDDRKVMMVKRLTTDEGAT; this is encoded by the coding sequence GTGAGCCGCCTTGCGATCCGGCCAGCGACCATCGCGGATTTGGCCGCGTTGCGTGCGGTGTTTGACGCAGCCTATGCGCAGGCCCGCGCCGAGATTGCGGATCTGCCGGATGTGACAGGCGGCTTGGCGGATGATCTGGCGCAGCAGACCTGTTTTGCGGCACTTTGGGACGGCGCGATCGTTGGCGGTTTGGTTCTGGCCCTGCACGGTGATCACGCCCATCTGGTCAATCTGGCGGTGTCGCCTGATCATGGTGGCAAGGGTGTTGCCAAGGCGTTGATCGGTGTGGCCGAAGATGCCTGCCGCGCGGCGGGCCTGCAGGAATTGCGGCTGGCGACACACGTAAAGATGCCGCAGAATGTGGCGATCTATGGTCGGCTGGGCTGGATCGAGACCGGGCGCGACGACCGCAAGGTGATGATGGTAAAACGGCTGACGACCGATGAGGGGGCGACATGA
- the polA gene encoding DNA polymerase I produces MTAKARKFGKGCHLHLIDGSAFIFRAYHALPPLTRKSDGLPIGAVSGFCNMLQRYVDGNTGSDVTHVAVIFDKGSHTFRNDMYDLYKANRDEMPEDLRPQMPLTRRATQAFNIACEEMEGYEADDIIATLACQAREAGGRCTIISSDKDLMQLVGDGVVMLDAMKNRVIDSDGVMEKFGVGPDRVVDVQALAGDSVDNVPGAPGIGIKTAALLINEYGDLDTLLARAGEIKQPKRRESLIENEEQIRLSKRLVQLDCDTPITFTLDDLEVRDPDPEVLLGFLAEMEFRTIVKRISDKLGVEAPAIPDTTPEGANPPAGEVEQVPFDAEKYEWVRDAAALKVWIDRAYEFGRVAVDTETTGLNEMRVDLVGISLCVNAGEACYIPLIHKAGGADDLFGSDDLAEGQMGAEECLDMLRPMLEDDSILKIGQNMKYDAKIFRRNGVNVTPFDDTMLMSYALNAGLHNHGMDALSERYLSHTPIPIKPLLGTGKSAITFDRVPVDEAVKYAAEDADITLRLWQAFKPQLHLQQVTTVYETLERPLSPVLATMEMHGIKVDRDTLSRMSNAFAQKMAGLEAEIHELAGRSFNVGSPKQLGEILFDEMGLEGGKKGKTGAYATGADVLEDLATEHDLPARVLDWRQLSKLKSTYTDALQDHINPDTGRVHTSYVQTGANTGRLASTDPNLQNIPVRTEEGRRIREAFVAEEGKLLVSLDYSQIELRILAHVAGIDALKQAFRDGHDIHAMTASEMFDVPLEDMTPDVRRKAKAINFGVIYGISGFGLARNLRIPRSEAQGFIDRYFERFPGIRTYMDDTVKFARDNGYVQTLFGRKIHTPEINAKGPGAGFAKRAAINAPIQGTAADVIRRAMIRMDDAIAGQPAKMLLQVHDELVFEVDKAAADDLIAAAREVMENAADPAVKFDVPLVVDAGTGDTWAEAH; encoded by the coding sequence ATGACTGCAAAGGCTCGGAAATTTGGCAAAGGCTGTCATCTGCATCTGATCGACGGGTCGGCGTTTATCTTTCGCGCCTATCACGCGCTGCCACCCCTGACGCGTAAATCGGACGGTTTGCCGATTGGCGCGGTATCGGGGTTTTGCAACATGTTGCAGCGCTATGTGGATGGCAATACCGGCAGTGACGTGACCCATGTGGCGGTGATTTTCGACAAGGGCAGCCATACGTTTCGCAATGATATGTATGATCTCTACAAGGCCAACCGCGACGAAATGCCCGAGGATTTGCGCCCGCAGATGCCCCTTACGCGGCGCGCCACGCAGGCCTTTAATATCGCCTGCGAGGAGATGGAGGGATATGAGGCCGATGACATCATCGCCACGCTGGCCTGTCAGGCGCGCGAAGCGGGGGGGCGCTGCACGATCATTTCCAGCGACAAGGACTTGATGCAACTGGTCGGTGACGGGGTTGTCATGCTGGACGCGATGAAAAACCGCGTGATCGACAGCGATGGTGTGATGGAAAAGTTCGGCGTTGGCCCGGACCGCGTCGTCGATGTGCAGGCGCTGGCGGGGGATAGCGTTGACAACGTGCCCGGCGCGCCGGGGATCGGCATCAAGACGGCGGCGTTGCTGATCAACGAATATGGCGATCTGGATACCCTTCTGGCCCGCGCGGGCGAAATCAAGCAACCCAAGCGCCGCGAGAGCCTGATCGAGAACGAGGAACAGATCAGGCTGTCCAAGCGCCTGGTGCAGCTGGATTGCGACACGCCCATCACGTTCACGCTGGACGATCTGGAGGTGCGTGACCCTGATCCGGAGGTGTTGCTGGGGTTTCTGGCCGAAATGGAATTCCGCACGATCGTCAAGCGCATTTCCGACAAGCTGGGTGTTGAGGCCCCCGCCATCCCAGACACCACGCCCGAAGGCGCGAACCCGCCCGCAGGCGAGGTGGAGCAGGTGCCGTTTGACGCCGAGAAATACGAATGGGTCCGCGATGCGGCGGCCCTCAAGGTCTGGATTGATCGCGCTTATGAATTTGGCCGTGTGGCCGTCGATACCGAAACCACCGGCCTGAATGAAATGCGCGTTGATCTGGTAGGTATTTCGCTTTGTGTGAACGCGGGCGAGGCCTGCTATATCCCGCTGATCCACAAGGCGGGTGGTGCTGACGATCTGTTTGGCAGCGATGATCTGGCCGAGGGGCAGATGGGCGCTGAGGAATGTCTGGATATGCTGCGCCCGATGCTTGAGGACGACAGCATTCTGAAAATCGGCCAGAACATGAAATACGACGCCAAGATTTTCCGCCGCAACGGTGTGAATGTGACGCCGTTCGACGACACGATGCTGATGTCTTATGCACTGAATGCGGGCTTGCACAATCACGGGATGGATGCGCTGAGCGAACGCTACCTGAGCCATACGCCGATCCCGATCAAGCCGCTGTTGGGAACGGGCAAATCGGCCATCACCTTTGATCGGGTGCCGGTGGACGAGGCGGTGAAATATGCCGCCGAGGATGCCGATATCACCCTGCGTCTGTGGCAGGCGTTCAAACCGCAGTTGCACCTTCAGCAGGTGACAACGGTTTATGAAACCCTTGAACGGCCCCTGTCGCCCGTGCTGGCCACGATGGAGATGCACGGCATCAAGGTTGACCGTGACACCCTGTCGCGCATGTCCAACGCATTCGCGCAGAAAATGGCGGGGCTTGAGGCGGAAATTCATGAACTCGCAGGGCGGTCGTTCAACGTGGGATCGCCCAAGCAGTTGGGCGAAATCCTGTTTGACGAGATGGGCCTTGAGGGTGGCAAGAAGGGCAAGACCGGCGCCTATGCCACGGGCGCGGACGTGCTTGAGGATCTGGCGACGGAACATGATCTGCCCGCGCGGGTGCTGGACTGGCGGCAGTTGTCAAAGCTGAAATCGACCTACACGGACGCGCTACAGGACCATATCAACCCCGATACGGGCCGCGTGCATACATCTTATGTGCAGACGGGCGCGAATACGGGCCGCTTGGCCTCGACCGATCCGAACCTGCAAAACATCCCCGTGCGCACCGAGGAAGGGCGGCGTATCCGCGAGGCATTCGTTGCGGAAGAAGGCAAATTGCTGGTTTCGCTTGATTATTCCCAGATCGAATTGCGCATTCTGGCCCATGTGGCGGGCATTGATGCGCTGAAACAGGCCTTTCGCGATGGGCATGACATTCACGCCATGACCGCCTCGGAAATGTTCGACGTGCCGCTGGAGGACATGACGCCGGATGTGCGCCGCAAGGCCAAGGCGATCAATTTCGGGGTGATTTACGGGATTTCCGGCTTTGGTCTGGCGCGCAATCTGCGCATTCCACGCAGCGAGGCGCAGGGATTCATCGACCGCTATTTCGAACGTTTCCCCGGTATTCGCACCTATATGGACGATACGGTGAAATTCGCGCGCGACAACGGCTATGTGCAGACCCTGTTTGGCCGCAAGATCCACACACCCGAGATCAATGCGAAGGGGCCGGGCGCAGGCTTTGCCAAACGCGCGGCGATCAACGCGCCCATCCAAGGCACGGCGGCCGATGTGATCCGCCGCGCGATGATCCGGATGGACGATGCAATCGCCGGTCAGCCCGCCAAGATGCTGCTACAGGTCCACGACGAACTGGTGTTCGAAGTGGACAAGGCGGCCGCTGACGACCTGATCGCCGCAGCCCGCGAGGTCATGGAAAATGCGGCTGATCCGGCGGTGAAATTCGACGTTCCGTTGGTCGTTGACGCAGGGACTGGCGACACATGGGCCGAGGCGCATTAA
- a CDS encoding helix-turn-helix transcriptional regulator: protein MSQFQNHALADLQARAEEVAGLLKLMSNKSRLLILCRLSSGKASVSELCAVVGLSQSAISQHLAKMRRDGLVEGEKDGLQINYSITDPRCLDLLAHLSCQKPREAK, encoded by the coding sequence ATGTCGCAGTTCCAAAACCACGCCTTGGCAGATCTGCAAGCCCGCGCCGAGGAAGTCGCCGGGCTGCTCAAACTGATGTCCAACAAAAGCCGGTTGCTGATCCTGTGTCGGCTTTCTTCCGGCAAGGCCTCGGTATCCGAGCTTTGCGCGGTCGTGGGACTGTCGCAATCGGCGATTTCGCAGCATCTGGCCAAAATGCGGCGGGACGGGTTGGTCGAGGGTGAGAAAGATGGCCTGCAGATCAATTACTCGATCACCGATCCGCGTTGTCTGGATCTATTGGCACATTTGAGTTGCCAAAAACCCCGTGAGGCCAAGTAG